A DNA window from Hydrogenophaga taeniospiralis contains the following coding sequences:
- a CDS encoding outer membrane lipoprotein-sorting protein, with amino-acid sequence MPIDCAASPNTGKAVQAGKRRACGVLLQATLAALAWDAMPAAHAQEPDGRDIIERVEHLLWGSTVQGQYQMTITTPRWQRTLALRVWIERPRRSFVRILSPAKEAGIGSLRIGTDMWNYLPNVERVVKIPPSMMLQPWMGSDFTNDDLVKESSVLEDYTHKVLGTSTVDGQDAYQVEATPKPEAAVVWGRVLYSVRKGDFMPLKQAYFSERGELVRVLSFSEVRQLGGRTLPTRWEMRPLAKPGNVTTVLLKEAVFDRPVDEAVFTQSHLQNP; translated from the coding sequence ATGCCGATTGATTGCGCCGCGTCACCCAACACCGGCAAGGCGGTGCAAGCCGGCAAACGCCGCGCCTGCGGGGTCCTGCTGCAGGCGACCCTCGCCGCCCTGGCCTGGGACGCCATGCCGGCTGCGCACGCGCAGGAGCCGGATGGGCGCGACATCATCGAGCGGGTCGAGCACCTGCTGTGGGGCAGCACCGTGCAGGGCCAGTACCAGATGACCATCACCACGCCACGCTGGCAGCGCACGCTCGCGTTGCGGGTCTGGATCGAGCGGCCCCGGCGCTCCTTTGTGCGCATCTTGTCGCCGGCCAAGGAGGCCGGCATCGGTTCGTTGCGCATCGGCACCGACATGTGGAACTACCTGCCCAACGTGGAACGGGTGGTCAAGATTCCACCGTCGATGATGTTGCAGCCCTGGATGGGCTCGGACTTCACCAACGACGATCTGGTCAAGGAGAGCAGCGTTCTGGAGGACTACACCCACAAGGTACTCGGCACCTCGACCGTGGACGGCCAGGACGCTTACCAGGTCGAAGCCACGCCCAAGCCCGAAGCGGCCGTGGTCTGGGGTCGGGTGCTGTACTCGGTGCGCAAGGGCGACTTCATGCCCTTGAAGCAGGCGTACTTCAGCGAGCGCGGGGAATTGGTGCGGGTACTGAGCTTTTCCGAAGTGCGCCAGCTGGGCGGGCGCACCCTGCCTACGCGCTGGGAGATGCGACCGCTGGCCAAACCCGGCAACGTCACCACCGTGCTGCTGAAGGAAGCGGTTTTCGACCGCCCCGTGGACGAGGCGGTTTTCACCCAAAGCCATTTGCAGAATCCATGA
- a CDS encoding ABC transporter ATP-binding protein, giving the protein MSARLSPTFPPPLSVAADRAGAPSAELVVRLERVTRVYQQDGMAVRALDGVDLAISRGDFAVLVGPSGSGKTTLLNVMGGLDSPTTGRIWIAGVETGRMSKAELSQMRLRQIGFVFQEFNLIPVLSALENVEFVMLLQGVPEAQRRARAMDMLQELGLRGLEHRRPAELSGGQQQRVAVARAIAAEPVIVLPDEPTANLDSKAGAALMDLMLRLNEEKGVTFVFSTHDPMVVERARRVIRMRDGRVESDERKPTAQAGRP; this is encoded by the coding sequence ATGAGCGCGCGCCTGAGCCCGACCTTCCCTCCGCCGCTCAGCGTGGCGGCGGATCGTGCCGGGGCTCCTTCAGCCGAGCTGGTGGTGCGACTGGAACGGGTCACGCGTGTGTACCAGCAAGACGGTATGGCGGTGCGTGCGCTCGATGGTGTCGATCTGGCGATTTCTCGTGGCGACTTTGCCGTGCTGGTGGGCCCTTCGGGCTCGGGCAAGACCACCTTGCTGAACGTGATGGGCGGACTGGATTCGCCCACGACGGGGCGCATCTGGATCGCAGGCGTCGAAACCGGCCGCATGAGCAAGGCCGAACTGTCGCAGATGCGCCTGCGCCAGATTGGCTTCGTGTTTCAGGAGTTCAACCTGATTCCGGTGTTGTCGGCGCTGGAGAACGTCGAGTTCGTGATGTTGCTGCAGGGCGTTCCCGAGGCGCAGCGCCGTGCCCGCGCCATGGACATGCTGCAGGAACTGGGCCTGCGGGGTCTGGAGCATCGGCGCCCGGCCGAGCTCTCGGGTGGGCAGCAGCAGCGCGTCGCGGTGGCGCGGGCGATTGCCGCCGAACCCGTGATCGTGCTGCCCGATGAGCCCACCGCCAACCTGGACTCCAAAGCCGGCGCCGCGCTGATGGACCTGATGCTGCGCTTGAATGAAGAGAAGGGCGTGACCTTTGTCTTCTCCACCCACGACCCGATGGTGGTGGAGCGTGCACGGCGGGTGATCCGGATGCGCGACGGGCGGGTTGAGTCGGATGAGCGCAAGCCCACGGCGCAGGCAGGCCGGCCATGA